GCCATTGAACATAAAGAAGCGGCAGTAGATTTAATCAAAGAAAACCGGGCCCACTTTGGCCTAAAAAATTATCAAGTCTTTTTAGCGGAAGCACCCATGACGGAAGACTTGGGCCACTTTGATGCAATTTTTATTGGAGGCAGTGGGGGCAAGTTACTAGAAATTATTGATTGGGCCTATGCACTCTTGAATCCGGGGGGACGTTTGGTATTGACCTTTATCCTGATGGAAAATGCCCATAAGGCCATTACTTACCTTGAAGCGGGCCCCTGGCAAGACCTTGAGGTGCAAACCCTGCAAGCAGCCACCCGAAAAACCATGGGGCCAGGGCACTACTTTAAGCCCTTTAACCCCACCACTATTATCTCCTGTAAGAAGTAAATAAGCGCGAATGAAAGAGAAAGGTTGTTAAGTATGGCTAAAGTAACTTTTGTGGGAGCGGGTCCCGGCGATGTGGAGCTCATTACCCTAAAGGGCTATAAGGCCTTAGCCCAAGCCGATCGGGTCATTTATGCGGGTTCACTCATCAATAAGGACCTGCTCGACTATTGTAAGAGCGGGGCAGAAACTTATGACAGTGCCAAGTTAGACCTCAATGAAATTCTGGCCTTGATTGAGGAAGCTATCGCCCAAGACCAAGAAGTGGTCCGTTTACACACGGGTGATGCTTCCCTATACGGTTCGATCCGAGAACAAATTGAAGAATTAAAGAAACGTAGAATTGACTTTGCCGTTATTCCCGGAGTTTCTTCCTTCTTAGGGGCAGCGGCAGCTATCGGTACTGAATATTCTGTCCCTGAAGTCAGTCAAAGCCTGATCATTACTCGGATGGCAGGGCGGACACCCGTTCCTGAAAAAGAAAATTTACGGTCCTTAGCCAGTCACCAAACTTCCATGGCCATCTTCCTCTCAGTCCAAAATATCCAGGGCGTGGTGGAAGAATTATTGGCAGGTGGTTATTCCAAAGACACCCCAGCTGCAGTGATTTATAAGGCCACCTGGCCCGAAGAAAAACAAGTAGTGGGTACTCTAGCAGATATCGCTGAAAAGACCCAAGATGCTGGGATTAAGCTCACTGCTTTGATTTTAGTGGGGGATTTCTTAGGGGAAGAATTCTATTATTCCAAGCTCTACGATACGGACTTTAGTCATGGCTTTAGAAACTAAGGTTGATGCCCGCTTTTTAGCACGGATGCAGCGTGGGGAAGAAAATAAGCGGGTAGTTATTGTTACTATTACCCAAAAGGCCAGAGCTTTGGGACGAAAGATTAAATCTAAGTGCTTTCCCCAGGCCAGGCTTTATGTCAGAACGACTGACCAAGCGCCCCTAGATCCCTCTTACCATGAATACAGGCAGAGCCAGGGGCGGGCAGTTCTGGCCCTCCAGGAAGCTTTCCAATTTGCAGACCTGGTGATTGCCATTATGGCCACTGGGGTAGTGGTCCGGGCCTTGGCGCCAGTGATTGAAGATAAGATGACTGATCCCGCGGTATTGGTCCTCGATGAAGGCGGCCAACACGTGATTAGTCTTTTAGCGGGGCACTTTGGACGGGCTAACCATTATGCCCGACTACTTGCTAAAGAACTTCCTAGTCAAGCAGTGATTACTACAGCAACCGATAGCCAAGGCCGGCTAGGAATTGATGACTTGGCCTTTAGCTATGGGGCTGTCTATTGTGATTTTAAAAGACAAACCCGGCGCTTTAACTTGCTGGTTGCCGAAGAGGCACCCATTCTCTACTTAAATGAGACGGTATTTAACTTCCCCCCGCCTCCGGGTTATCAGACCCTGGTCAAAGGGGAGCGTTCGGAGCCAGCAGCAAAAACTAGCTTACTTGCTCCCACTACTTTGGCGGCTTACCAAGGCCTAGTGCTGGTGACTAATCGCCAGCAAAATCATCTTAGTCTGCCCAAGGACCTGCCCTTGGTGAAAATGATTCCCCGCCGCTACATTTTAGGAATCGGTTGCAAAAAAAATACCCCCTATCCCTTACTCTTAGAGGAATTAGAAAAATTCCTCCATGGGGAAAATTTACGCTGGGAAAGTATTAAAACCGTGGTGTCTATTGATTTAAAAGCAGAAGAAGAGGCCATTTTACAACTGGCCAAGGACCACTATTTTAACTTTAAGACGTTTTCCAAAGACGACTTACTGGCATTTGAAAGTTATTACCCGGGTTCTGATTTTGTCAAAAAGACAGTCGGCGTGAGTTCAGTCTCACAAACAGCTGCCCACCTAGAATCCAAGGGCCATGTGGTCAGTGGACGCTATGCCCATAAGGGGGTAACTTTTACCCTGGCTTATTATCAAGAAGAGGAGTAATGAAAGATGTTATATATTGTTGGATTGGGACCAGGTGACAAGGATTTAATGACCAAGGAGTGTCTTGAAGTCCTTGACCAGGTGGAAATTATTGTGGGTTATAAGACCTATATTGCCTTAATTGAATACTTGATTAAAGGTAAGGAAGTTTATTCTACTGGTATGAAAGGTGAAATTGACCGCTGTCAAAAGGCTATTGAATTAGCTAAAGACACCGGTAAGGATATTGCGGTGGTCTGCAGTGGCGACTCAGGAATTTACGCCATGGCTGGTTTAATTTTTGAATTATTAGCTAGTCAAGAAGAAGATATCCCAGTTAAGGTTATCCCAGGTCTCAGTGCTGGGATTGCTGGAGCGGCCAACCTTGGTGCCCCTTTAATGAATGACTTTTGCTTTATTAGCCTGAGTGACTTAATGACACCATGGGCCATGATTGAAAAACGTCTCCATGCTGCAGCCCAAGGGGATTTTGTGATTTGCTTGTACAATCCCCGTTCCAAAGGCCGGCCCAAACATTTAGCTAAGGCCCTAGAGATTATTAAATCCTATAAGGGCGGCGATATTGTCGTTGGCATCGTTAAGGATGTGGGCCGTGAAGAGGAAGAAACCATCATTACGACCATCGACGAGCTCGATGAAGAAGTGGTTGATATGACTACTACGGTGATTGTGGGCAACCGCTTTACCAAGGTTTATAAGAATTGGATGTATACCCCTCGCGGTTACGAAGATAAGTATGGGATTTAAGCTGGAAGATTTAAGACAAGCTGAGCGAGAAAGGATGAGCTGATGATACTTCTATTTGGTGGGACTTCGGATAGCATAAAAATAATGGAGACCCTACTTGAAGGGGGTTGTGAGGTGACCCTTTCAGTGGCGACTAATTATGGTAAGATTTATTCGAAAAAATTTAAGGACCGAGTGATCCAAAGTCGGATGGACCAAGATGAGATGGAGACTTATCTCAAAGGCCATGCCATTGACCTGGTGGTTGATGCCACCCATCCCTTTGCTGATTTGGTGTCCAAGAATGCCATTGCTGCTGCTCAGGCGGTAGGGATTCCTTACTTACGTTTCGAACGTCCCTTGTCTAAAGCAGACCCTCGCATCCAGCAAGTGACTTCTTTAGTAGAAGCCTGTCA
This genomic stretch from Aerococcus mictus harbors:
- a CDS encoding decarboxylating cobalt-precorrin-6B (C(15))-methyltransferase, producing the protein MKDSCFIRGKVPMTKAPIRAVALDLLELHQAQRFLDIGAGTGSISLQAAQEYPDLAVYAIEHKEAAVDLIKENRAHFGLKNYQVFLAEAPMTEDLGHFDAIFIGGSGGKLLEIIDWAYALLNPGGRLVLTFILMENAHKAITYLEAGPWQDLEVQTLQAATRKTMGPGHYFKPFNPTTIISCKK
- a CDS encoding cobalt-precorrin-4 methyltransferase translates to MAKVTFVGAGPGDVELITLKGYKALAQADRVIYAGSLINKDLLDYCKSGAETYDSAKLDLNEILALIEEAIAQDQEVVRLHTGDASLYGSIREQIEELKKRRIDFAVIPGVSSFLGAAAAIGTEYSVPEVSQSLIITRMAGRTPVPEKENLRSLASHQTSMAIFLSVQNIQGVVEELLAGGYSKDTPAAVIYKATWPEEKQVVGTLADIAEKTQDAGIKLTALILVGDFLGEEFYYSKLYDTDFSHGFRN
- a CDS encoding cobalt-precorrin 5A hydrolase, encoding MALETKVDARFLARMQRGEENKRVVIVTITQKARALGRKIKSKCFPQARLYVRTTDQAPLDPSYHEYRQSQGRAVLALQEAFQFADLVIAIMATGVVVRALAPVIEDKMTDPAVLVLDEGGQHVISLLAGHFGRANHYARLLAKELPSQAVITTATDSQGRLGIDDLAFSYGAVYCDFKRQTRRFNLLVAEEAPILYLNETVFNFPPPPGYQTLVKGERSEPAAKTSLLAPTTLAAYQGLVLVTNRQQNHLSLPKDLPLVKMIPRRYILGIGCKKNTPYPLLLEELEKFLHGENLRWESIKTVVSIDLKAEEEAILQLAKDHYFNFKTFSKDDLLAFESYYPGSDFVKKTVGVSSVSQTAAHLESKGHVVSGRYAHKGVTFTLAYYQEEE
- the cobJ gene encoding precorrin-3B C(17)-methyltransferase; amino-acid sequence: MLYIVGLGPGDKDLMTKECLEVLDQVEIIVGYKTYIALIEYLIKGKEVYSTGMKGEIDRCQKAIELAKDTGKDIAVVCSGDSGIYAMAGLIFELLASQEEDIPVKVIPGLSAGIAGAANLGAPLMNDFCFISLSDLMTPWAMIEKRLHAAAQGDFVICLYNPRSKGRPKHLAKALEIIKSYKGGDIVVGIVKDVGREEEETIITTIDELDEEVVDMTTTVIVGNRFTKVYKNWMYTPRGYEDKYGI